One genomic region from Balaenoptera musculus isolate JJ_BM4_2016_0621 chromosome X, mBalMus1.pri.v3, whole genome shotgun sequence encodes:
- the LOC118888997 gene encoding LOW QUALITY PROTEIN: uncharacterized protein LOC118888997 (The sequence of the model RefSeq protein was modified relative to this genomic sequence to represent the inferred CDS: inserted 1 base in 1 codon) encodes MDEARGLRSIRGLLEKIWRDMMKAQLRQSSEEDGSDVERYDQKLEFLVTRWAAKERILKDRHLAAQEPPPAGLPSQSATATSNRRAGIRWSRQETRTLLSILGEAEYIQRLQTVHHNADVYQTASKRMQQEGFRRTERQCRSKFKVLKALYLKAYVAHATSMGDPPHCPFYDTLGQLLRNQIVTDADKLTEEAAWAQHCDQNLXAPDTPGEEGASVLGAERTQAADHQPTLKTVKESDEDCQLRISDQMRETSDPEDSWGESSGAGCSQGTPSYSSSHHFCRGAAAPCQSSPVTRLGVSGEPSPCTSSSRNTPGVASAQRPPVSSSRVPFVSGGDGPLTSEAPPRWARRRRQSVARTIAAELAENRRLARELSKREEEKLDRLIAIGEEASAQQDPANELRRDAVVAVRRSATAVEEATGAFQLGLEKLLQRLISNTKSYLITQGCISFSGRGPGPTAAFWYPGSFSVSSEKEWMDH; translated from the exons ATGGATGAGGCTAGAGGCCTGAGATCTATTAGGGGACTGCTGGAGAAAATCTGGAGAGACATGATGAAGGCTCAGCTAAGACAGAGCAGTGAAGAAGACGGGAGTGATGTTGAGAGATATGACCAGAAATTAGAGTTCTTGGTGACCAGATGGGCAGCAAAGGAAAGAATTTTGAAGG ATCGGCACCTTGCTGCCCAGGAGCCTCCTCCAGCTGGCCTTCCTTCCCAGTCCGCTACGGCCACTTCCAATCGCAGGGCGGGCATCCGGTGGTCCAGACAGGAGACACGGACGCTTCTCTCCATACTAGGTGAGGCAGAGTATATTCAGCGCCTCCAGACCGTGCATCACAATGCAGATGTCTACCAGACTGCGTCTAAGCGGATGCAGCAGGAAGGCTTCCGCCGCACCGAGCGTCAGTGCCGCTCCAAGTTCAAGGTCCTGAAGGCGTTATATTTAAAGGCCTATGTGGCCCACGCCACAAGTATGGGTGATCCACCACACTGTCCCTTTTATGATACGTTGGGTCAGCTTCTCCGAAATCAGATAGTGACTGACGCAGACAAGTTAACGGAGGAGGCTGCGTGGGCCCAGCACTGTGATCAGAACT CGGCCCCCGACACCCCAGGGGAAGAGGGAGCCAGCGTTCTGGGAGCAGAACGGACTCAGGCAGCAGATCACCAGCCCACCTTGAAAACAGTTAAGGAATCAGATGAGGATTGTCAACTGAGGATCAGTGACCAGATGAGAGAAACCAGTGACCCTGAGGACTCCTGGGGTGAATCCTCGGGTGCAGGGTGCTCTCAAGGGACCCCCAGCTACAGCAGCTCCCACCACTTTTGCAGAGGTGCAGCTGCTCCCTGTCAGAGCAGCCCCGTGACCAGACTGGGAGTGTCTGGTGAGCCCAGCCCCTGCACCAGCTCCAGCCGAAACACTCCCGGGGTGGCCTCGGCACAGCGGCCTCCAGTCTCCTCCTCCAGAGTTCCTTTTGTTTCTGGTGGGGATGGGCCTTTGACCAGTGAGGCCCCTCCCAGGTGGGCGAGGCGAAGAAGGCAGTCAGTGGCCAGGACTATCGCAGCTGAGTTGGCAGAAAACAGGAGATTGGCACGAGAACTTTCAAAGCGGGAGGAAGAAAAATTGGACCGGCTGATTGCCATTGGCGAGGAGGCCAGCGCTCAGCAGGACCCCGCCAACGAGCTGCGCAGGGATGCCGTGGTCGCGGTCAGACGCTCAGCCACAGCGGTAGAAGAGGCAACCGGTGCTTTTCAGCTAGGGCTTGAAAAGTTGCTTCAGAGGTTAATTTCAAACACCAAAAGTTATCTGATCACACAAGGGTGTATTTCCTTCTCTGGCAGAGGCCCGGGTCCAACAGCTGCTTTCTGGTACCCTGGCTCCTTTTCCGTGTCCTCAGAAAAAGAGTGGATGGACCATTAA